The sequence GCAGCCCACGGGCGGCAGTCTCCAGATCGGCGGGGCGACTGCCCACCAGCCGGGTCAGCAGCTGGACGCCGGGCACGTTCAGCGCCAGACTCAGACCTGCCAGATAGCGTTCGCTCAGTTCCGGGTAACGGCTGGCGACAGGCAACAGCACACCGACCTTCAGCGGGCCGGAATCGGCGTGTTCGGTGGCCTGCGCTGCCCGCGCCGTGCCCACGCCAGCGTACGAGGCCGCCACGGTCAGCGCGAGCGATTTGAGGACGGTGCGGCGGGCGTTCTTGTCGGGTGGGGGCTGGCTCATGCTGGCTCCTTCAGGTTTCAGTGCGGTCAGTCGAAAATGAACTCGGCCCGCAGGAAGCGCGGCAACAGACCGAATTCAGGAGGTGGACAGGCGTTCAGCCACGCGGCGGGAAGATGCCCTGGAGCGCGATACAGTAGTTGAGCGTGAGATACGGCGGCATGTTGTTGTGCGGCTGATTGCCGCCCTGCACACCAATAGACACCGGGGCCAGCTGCGCCCCTGTCGGCGTGTTGCCGTACACCAGACCAGCCGTCGAGCGGGTCAGCAGCTTGCCGGTAGGATTGCCGCTCTCGGCGGGGTCGGTCAGACCCTGGAGCACATGCGTATGCGCCGGAATTTCCGACTGGAGGAGCGTCACGGTGGCCTCTCCGCCCGCTTGGCCGAGGTCATACACGCTCAGGCCCGGCCCCTGCCCGACGCCGATGGCCGCGTTGCCCTGCAAGTTGGGCAGGGCGAAGTTGCTTGTGCCGTTGCCGCCGTAAAACGTGCCCAGCAGCGAGAACAGCGCCGTGTTCTGTGAAATCGGAAGGATTTGACCGTTGCACATGGCCCAGCCTGTCGGCGCGAAGTTGAAAGGAAAGATCCGGATTTCTGCCACGAATTGATCTGCCATGAGATGCCGCCTCGGAGTTAATTCTGACTGGGAAAGA is a genomic window of Deinococcus sp. KNUC1210 containing:
- a CDS encoding phage tail protein, which encodes MADQFVAEIRIFPFNFAPTGWAMCNGQILPISQNTALFSLLGTFYGGNGTSNFALPNLQGNAAIGVGQGPGLSVYDLGQAGGEATVTLLQSEIPAHTHVLQGLTDPAESGNPTGKLLTRSTAGLVYGNTPTGAQLAPVSIGVQGGNQPHNNMPPYLTLNYCIALQGIFPPRG